The following are encoded together in the Streptomyces rapamycinicus NRRL 5491 genome:
- a CDS encoding alpha/beta fold hydrolase, whose amino-acid sequence MPHTDVPQQVSGHARALDGTLLAYQRQGTGTPLVLLAGQANNHHWWDGIRADFHATHSTLTMDWRGTGESGKPDHPYATRDFADDVIAVLDHLGIESADLYGTSMGGRVAQWAAARHPDRIRRLVLGCTSPGGPRATERDMAVRRSLAQTDARAAREALIDLMYTPAWRSGHPGPYTTLGDPGMPPHARRRHLVASNEHDAWDVLPLIAAPTLILHGADDRLTPAANAPLLASRVPRARTHIFEGARHGYFEECRPEAGAIVSSFLTD is encoded by the coding sequence ATGCCACACACCGACGTCCCCCAGCAGGTCAGCGGCCACGCCCGCGCACTGGACGGCACCCTCCTCGCCTACCAGCGCCAGGGCACGGGAACGCCGCTGGTGCTCCTGGCGGGCCAGGCCAACAACCACCACTGGTGGGACGGCATACGGGCGGACTTCCACGCCACGCACTCCACCCTCACCATGGACTGGCGCGGCACGGGGGAGAGCGGAAAGCCCGACCACCCCTACGCGACGCGGGACTTCGCCGACGATGTGATCGCCGTCCTCGACCATCTGGGCATCGAGTCGGCCGATCTGTACGGGACCTCCATGGGCGGACGGGTCGCCCAGTGGGCCGCCGCCCGCCACCCGGACCGGATCCGGCGGCTCGTCCTCGGCTGCACCTCACCCGGCGGGCCACGGGCGACGGAGCGCGACATGGCGGTACGGCGCTCCCTGGCCCAGACCGACGCGCGGGCGGCGAGGGAGGCGCTGATCGACCTCATGTACACCCCGGCCTGGCGGTCCGGGCACCCGGGGCCGTATACGACCCTCGGCGATCCCGGCATGCCCCCGCACGCCCGGCGGCGCCATCTGGTGGCCAGCAATGAACACGACGCCTGGGACGTCCTCCCGCTGATCGCCGCGCCCACGCTGATCCTGCACGGAGCGGACGACCGGCTCACCCCGGCGGCCAACGCACCGCTGCTCGCCTCCCGCGTCCCCCGGGCGCGGACGCATATTTTCGAGGGTGCCCGGCACGGCTACTTCGAGGAGTGCCGCCCGGAAGCGGGGGCGATCGTGTCGTCGTTCCTCACCGACTGA